TAGCGCCCATGCACCTTCACTAGTTGGAGCGTTGAACACTTGCCCGGTATTGTTTTCGAAATCGATAACGATAAGTTCGATATGCGCTGCTTCACTACTACTACAGAGAACAAACGATTCTTTCCCAGTTTTGGGATCGGTTACCATCAATGTTGATAAAATATTTTTTGCTCGACACGGTTGTCCAAGATACTCGATATTATTAGATTTCGCATGCATAGTGATATTGATACCTAACAGAAGAAAATAGATTAAAGGAGGGAGATAGAATTTCATTAGCATTTTAAATTTAACATTTGCAATGCTAAATTTTTGTATTGTTAAATGAATCCTTTATGAATAATCCGGAGCAACTGATTTATTCCGTTTCAAATCAATGCCGTTTTATATCTAATACATCATAGGTACGCCAATCGTAATCGAGCGCAGTCATTTGTCCAGAAATAACCAGCGTAATATTACAAATGCGTGGAGTGTTCAGTGCACCTGGAGCACTAACCGTGATAATGCCATAGGTTGTCCCAACCGCTAACCCAGAAATATTCACTCCGACTTGAGCTGTTTGCGATCCCGTTTCAATCACACTTCCACTCGTTGGAGAAATCGATAACCAAGTTCGGTTCGTACTTGCAGACCAGCTCATCGTTCCGGTACCATCGTTATAAATGGTCAAGATTTGTGGTGCCGGATTTGGTCCGCCACTAGACGCCGTAAATGTTAATGCGGTCGGACTAATCCGCAGATTCGGTTGCGGATTCACCGTCAGGATAACCGTGCAGTATTGTGGACTGTTTTCTGCACCGGTTCCGGTGATTGTTAAGGTACCGGTATAAGTTCCATAACTTAAACCGGTAATATTTACATTGACCTGGATATTTTGCGGTATCCCTGCAGTAACCACGCTCGATGTCGGTGTTGGTGATAACCAACTCTGATTTGAACCTACAGTAAAACTCATATTTCCGCCCCCATCATTATAGACAGTCAATACTTGCTCCGCTGGATTCGAACCTCCCTGTTGTGCGGAGAAATTTAATGTCGGCAGAGAAATGAGTAATCGCGGCGGGAGAAGGAAACTTAGAATCCGTTGCATAACATTATTGCGGACTGAACTATCGATAATCGTTTCAAACGGAAAACCGAAATTAACTACTTTCGTAGTAGGACTCCAATATTGGATTGCCGCATTTCCACCAGAACCACCAGAATATATCAAACATACACTACTATCACTTATAGTATTTAACTGGTCCGGATAATCAACAAAATAGGTTACTCCGCGACCGGTATCAAATACAAAACTGCTTAATCCATTAAATATCCCATACGCAGAAGCGGTTACGGTATCAGTATTCGAATCATCGCCCGCATATCTCGCTTTTAATGAATTCGAATAGAAGGTGGAATCCGCGCTACCAGCCGTCCTGCCTAAATCCCACCCGATTTCTGAACCGGACACAAATAATCGGCCACCTCCTGCTAAGAAATTAGTCACTCGGGTTTGTTCCGTACTGCTGAACGTTTCATCTGCAGTCGATTCTTTACCGGTAAACCAAACTACAAGTTTATAATTTGATAGATTGATTAATCCACTCGCTACCGCTTCGTTACTTGCAGAATCGAAATAGAATTTCCCATTATTCGCCGTCGTAGCATTCGCTATCGCAATTGCATGCTGTATCGAATAGTTATAACTATTAACTAATTCCATATATTGTCGGTTCGGGTATCCATTGTCACTTCCATAATAAACACTTTTACTCCGAATCGCCGGCATCATCCATCGATCCATTCGGTCAAACCCATCAACAATAAGGATATTCGCCGTACCGGTTGCTCTAACTCGAACCGCTAACGTATTTGTCGGGAACGATTCACCGCCTGCGTTGAGTGCACTAACCCGAAAAAAATATACTTGGTCTGGGGTTAAACCCGAAACGGTTATCGTAGTTGTAGTTGATAGGATTCCATTATCAAATCCATAACCATTTGTACTCTTATAAACTCGATAGCTAGTTGCTAACCCGCCGTAAAGATTGACCGAATCAGTCGTCGGTGCACACCAGGTAAGCTGGACACTTCCTAAACCCGTATTTACTACCCGAAGAGCAGTCGGCGGTTCTGGAAGAAGATTTATCGCAGTATTATCT
This bacterium DNA region includes the following protein-coding sequences:
- a CDS encoding fibronectin type III domain-containing protein, which translates into the protein DNTAINLLPEPPTALRVVNTGLGSVQLTWCAPTTDSVNLYGGLATSYRVYKSTNGYGFDNGILSTTTTITVSGLTPDQVYFFRVSALNAGGESFPTNTLAVRVRATGTANILIVDGFDRMDRWMMPAIRSKSVYYGSDNGYPNRQYMELVNSYNYSIQHAIAIANATTANNGKFYFDSASNEAVASGLINLSNYKLVVWFTGKESTADETFSSTEQTRVTNFLAGGGRLFVSGSEIGWDLGRTAGSADSTFYSNSLKARYAGDDSNTDTVTASAYGIFNGLSSFVFDTGRGVTYFVDYPDQLNTISDSSVCLIYSGGSGGNAAIQYWSPTTKVVNFGFPFETIIDSSVRNNVMQRILSFLLPPRLLISLPTLNFSAQQGGSNPAEQVLTVYNDGGGNMSFTVGSNQSWLSPTPTSSVVTAGIPQNIQVNVNITGLSYGTYTGTLTITGTGAENSPQYCTVILTVNPQPNLRISPTALTFTASSGGPNPAPQILTIYNDGTGTMSWSASTNRTWLSISPTSGSVIETGSQTAQVGVNISGLAVGTTYGIITVSAPGALNTPRICNITLVISGQMTALDYDWRTYDVLDIKRH